Genomic window (Pseudomonas sp. L5B5):
TGACCCGCTATTTCCAGCAGAAGGGCTACATCGACCTCACCGATGCGCTGCTCTATGACCTCCAGCAATCCAAGCAACACCTGAGCAACGAACAGCTGGCGATGCTGATCGGCACTTCCTTTCGCTTCTCGGCGGCGGACATCGCCTTCACCTCGGACCTGATCAACCGCCGAGGCCTGATCACCCCGCCCAAGTACCCGATCCGCGAAGGCACCAGCCTCACGCCTTTCCTCAAGCGCGCCCTGCAATGCGACTTCGACTGCTACCTGACCGAACAGGTGATCCCGATGTGGCGTGCCCGCACCGATGGCGGCAGCCTCTTGCAACTGGTGGACCAGGTGAGCCTCTACGCGCTGCAGGACTATCTCAAGGCCAGCCCGAAGATCGCCGTGATGCACAACGCCGACGACGTCATCCTCGGCCCCGGCGACCTGGGCTTCCTGCGCAGGACCTTTGGCGAACGCCTTACCGTCTATCCCCATGGTGGCCATTGCGGCAACCTCAACTATCGCGTCAACAGCGACGCCATGCTGGAGTTCTTCCGTGGCTAAACATCTCCTGCTTATCGCTGCGTTGCTCTGCGCAAGCTACGCCCAGGCCGATGATGACCGAGCCGGCACCACCACCGCGTCCGACCCGGACGGGTTCACCGAGCCGCTGAAACAGCTCAAGTTCAACCCTGGCCTGGACCAGCGCGAGTTCGAACGCTCGACCCTCAGCGCGCTGAACGTCTATGACCCGCTGGAGTCCTGGAACCGCCGGGTCTACCACTTCAACTACCGTTTCGACCAATGGGTGTTCCTGCCGGTGGTGGACGGCTATCGCTACGTGACGCCGAAGTTCCTGCGCACCGGGGTCAGCAACTTCTTCAACAACCTGGGCGATGTTCCCAGCCTGCTCAACAGCCTGCTGCAGTTCAAGGGCCAGCGCTCGATGGAAACCACTGCCCGCCTGCTGGTCAACACCACGATCGGCATCGCCGGCCTGTGGGACCCGGCCACCAAGATGGGCCTGCCACGCCAGAGCGAAGACTTCGGCCAGACCCTGGGTTTCTATGGGGTTCCGGGCGGTGCCTACCTGGTACTGCCGCTCCTAGGCCCGTCGAACCTGCGCGATACCGCAGGGCTGGCAGTGGACTACAGCGCCGAATCGGCGATCAACTTCCTCAACGTCGCGGAAGTCAGCAAGAACCATCCGGAAGTCTGGCTCCTGCGCGGCGTCGACAAGCGCTACCAGACCAACTTCCGTTATGGCGAGCTGAACTCACCGTTCGAGTATGAACAAGTGCGCTACGTGTACACCGAAGCACGCAAGCTGCAGATCTCCGAATGACCCGGCCTCGCCCCGCCGTCCGGCGGGGCAGGCGCCACCCGTCCGTCTCCTTCCCCCCTTTGAAAAGCTGATTGGCACATTCTGGCGAAATCGATACGATACTAATCATTAGCTAGCTATCGATAACGCCAAAACATGAAACTGCCGACCTTGTTCCGCGCCGATATCTGGCAAGCCCTGTTCGCCCCCACTCCCGCCGACCTGCTGTTCGCCGTGCGCAATCTGATTGCCGGCGGGGCGGCGCTGTACTTGGCGTTTCGCCTGGATTTCGAGCAACCGCAATGGGCCCTGACCACCGTATTCATCGTCAGCCAATCCAGCAGCGGCATGGTCCTGGCCAAAGGCGCCTATCGCCTGCTGGGCACCCTGGCAGGGGCGCTGGTTTCCATCCTGCTGATCGCGAGCCTGGGCCAGGCGCCCTTGCTGTTCCTGCTGGCGATGGCTCTGTGGCTCGGCCTCTGCACCACCGGCGCCTCGCTGTTGCGCAACCATGCGGCCTACGGCTTCGTGCTGGCCGGCTACACCACGGCAATCATTGCCTTGCCCGCCACGGCAGCGCCCTTGCAGGTGTTCGACCAGGCGGTGGCGCGCTGTTCGGAAATCGGTCTGGGGATCATCTGCGCCGCCGTGGCGAGCCAGATACTGTGGCCACGCCGGGTGGAACAGGCGCTGGCGGCCCAGGGTCGAGCGGCCTGGCTCGCCGGGCGCCAGGCCGCCGCCTCGGAGCTGCTAGGGGAGGATCAGCGCAAGGGGCTGCTGGAAGCCCTGGGGCGCATCGTCACCGTGGATGCCCAGCGCGATCACGCCTGGTTCGAAGGACCGCAGGGGCGTCGTCGCTCCCAGGCGCTGCGGGTACTGAGCCGCGACCTGCTGGGCCTGCTCAGGTCCGCCCGGGGCGTCGCCCGGCAACGGCAGATGCTCGACTCAGCCACCGCCCAGCAACTCCAACCCTTGCTTGGCGAGACCATCCAGGCCCTGCAGGTCGAACATGACGCGGCCCTGCCTCCCTTACTCCAGCGCCTGCAACAGGCTCTGCAGGACCCTTCGCTATCAGCCGAAGGCCATCTGTGCCTGGTGCAACTGGCCCAGGTACTGGAACGGGTGGCACAGAGCGCCCTCAGCGTTGAGGCCGTGGAACAGGGACAGGTTCCGCCTGGAGCTCCCGGCGCCCTGTCCTGGCACCGGGACCTCCAGCAAGGGGTGCTGGGGGGCTTGCGCGGAGCCCTGGCCTTTCTCACCGTGGCCGGTTTCTGGATTCTGTCCGCCTGGCCCTCGGGGCTGGGGGCCGTGTCCATTTGCGGCGTGGTGCTGAGCCTGTTCGCCGGGCGCGAGAACCCCGCCGCGTCTTGCCTGAACTTCTTCAAGGGCATTGCCCTGTCCATTCCCGTGGCGGCATTCGTGGGCCTCGGCCTACTGCCGGCCTGGGACGGTTTTCCCCTGCTGTGCCTGGGGCTGGCGGTGCCGCTGTTCTTCGCTTCGCTGTGCATGAGCCGGCCGAAGCTCGCCCCCGTCGCCTCGGCGTTCTGCATCTTCTTCGTCAACAACGTCGGCCCCAGTAACCTGATGAGCTACGACCTCGGGGCGTTCCTGAACAAGGCCATGGCCACCCTGGTCGGCGTCGGCATTGCCGTGGTGGTGCTGCGCCTGGTCAGCCTCAACCCGGGCGAACGGCACTACCGGCGGATGTTCAAGGCCTCTCTGTTCGATCTGGCGCAGCTCACCTCACGCCCCCCGGAGCAGGCCGAAAGCTGGTTTGGCGGACGCATGGCGGACCGCCTGATCCGGGTGTCGCGATATTGGCAGATGCAGCCCGAGAACCGCCGCAGTCACTGGGACAACGGCCTGCTGGGGCTGGACCTGGGAGATGAGTTGCTGCAATTGCGCGGCTGCCTGGAAACAGCCTTGGATGCCTTGGCCACAGAACGCGAGCATTACCTTGCGCACCTGGCGGCCCTGCTCAGGCACGGCGGCCCCAGCGTCGACCGCAGTGACCAACTGGATGCGGCTTCGGCGGCGCTGCTCAAGGCTCTGGATGCAGACCAGCACCTGCCCCAGCAAGCCTGGGAGATGGCCAGGGCGGCGATCCTGCAACTGCAGTTCACCTGGCGCCGCTGGTGCCGCCAGCAACCCGCTGCCCAGGCGCTACAGGGCCCCGCGACCGGCTGACCGCGAATCAGGCGCGAACAGCGCGCCAGGCCTTGCTGGCCAGGGTCACGCCAAGCAGCACCACGGCACCGGCGACAATCCCCACCACGGCGTTGAGCAGCGTCGGCAAGATCACCGAGAAACCGCCCACCAAGGCAGTACTGTGCGCGGTCAGGCCCTCGATCAGGTGATGGGCCGCCGGCACCCCATGGGTGAGGATGCCGCCGCCGACCATGAACATGGCCGCGGTGCCGATCACCGACAGGCTTTTCATCATGTAGGGCGCCGCTCGCAGGATCGCCCCGCCGACGCTCCTGGCCACCTGCCCCGGCTTGCGCGCCAGCCACAGGCCCAGGTCGTCGAGCTTGACGATCCCGGCTACCAGGCCGTAGACCCCGACCGTCATCACGATGGCGATACCCGACAGCACCACGACCTGCTGGGTCAGCGGCGCATCGGCCACGGTGCCCAGGGTGATGGCAATGATCTCGGCAGAGAGGATGAAGTCGGTGCGCACCGCCCCCTTGATCTTGTCCTTTTCGAAGGCCACCAGGTCAGTGGCCGGGTCCGCCACTGCCTCGATCAGCTGGGCATGGTCCGCCTGGTCCTGATCCTTGCTGTGCAGGAACTTGTGAGCCAGCTTCTCGAAGCCCTCGAAACACAGGTAGGCCCCGCCGAGCATCAGCAGCGGGATCACCAGCCAGGGGGCGAAGGCACTGATGGCCAGGGCCGCCGGCACCAGGATCAGCTTGTTGCGAAACGAGCCCTTGGCCACGGCCCAGACCACCGGGATCTCCCGCTCGGCACGGACCCCGGACACTTGCTGGGCGTTGAGGGCCAGGTCGTCGCCCAGCACACCGGCGGTCTTCTTCGCCGCCATCTTGGTCATCAGGGCCACATCGTCCAGTACCGCGGCGATATCGTCGATCAGAACCAGCAAACTGCTTCCTGCCATGGGCCAGGCTTCCTGCATGAAATGAGGCGCGCAGCATACCGCGCCACCGAGCAGGCACGCGAGGTGCCGTCGATCCTGGCGGCAAACGGTCATCCGCCAGGCCCCGCGACAGCCCTGCGAACCTGGAAAAATCCTCGCCCATGGGCTTTCTTGAGCCCCTCGCAAGCCCGGTGCTACCATGCGCAACCGCCCGAGCAGGCAAGGAATCCCCCGGTTTATGAGCACCATCCGCGAGCGCAATAAAGAACTGATCCTGCGGGCCGCCAGCGAAGAGTTTGCCGACAAGGGCTTCGCCGCCACCAAGACCAGCGACATCGCCGCCAAGGCCGGGTTGCCCAAGCCCAACGTCTACTACTACTTCAAGTCCAAGGAAAATCTCTACCGCGAGGTGCTGGAAAGCATCATCGAACCGATTCTCCAGGCGTCCACCCCGTTCAACGCCGACGGCGTGCCCGGCGAGGTGCTCAGCGGCTACATTCGTTCGAAGATCCGCATCTCCCGTGACCTGCCCTTCGCCTCCAAGGTGTTCGCCAGCGAGATCATGCACGGCGCGCCACACCTGAGCCCGGACCAGGTGGAGCAGCTCAACGCCCAGGCCAAGCACAACATCGAGTGCATCCAGACCTGGATCGACCGTGGCCAGATCGCGCCCCTGGACCCTCATCACCTGATGTTCAGCATCTGGGCCGCCACCCAGACCTACGCCGATTTCGACTGGCAGATCTCGGTGGTCACCGGCAAGGCCAAGCTGGCCGAAGAAGATTACGAAGCCGCGGCCCAGACCATCATCCGCCTGGTGCTCAAGGGCTGCGAGCCCGAATCCGCATAACCCGCCTTCCTGACGCCGCCCTGTTCAAGGGCGCCACGGGGTTCGTGTAGCCGCTGCCGCAGGCTGCGTACGGCTCGGCACGAGCCCCCTGGTGGCTATCGGCAATTAACCTGAGGTACCGCGTCGCCCGGTTTGGCGGGCGCTGCGCACCCGATCGCAGCCTCGCAGGCTCGACAGCGGCTACACGTACTGCGCGACCTAAGCGCTGACGCCGGCATCCGCTGCCAGGCCCTGGGCCTCGATGGCGCTGATGGCGCACTGCTCGTCGATGTCCGAGGTGTCACCACTGATACCGATGGCGCCCATCACCACTCCCGCCTGATCACGGATCAATACGCCCCCTGGCGCCGGTACCACGCTGCCCTGCCCTAGGCTGTTGAGCGCGCCGATGAAGGCCGGGCGCTGCTGGGCATCCAGCGCCAGCAGGCGCGAACCCTTGCCCAGGGCGATGGCGCCCCATGCCTTGCCGATGGCGATCTGCGGGCGCAACAGGCTGGCGCCATCCTCGCGCTGCAGCGTCACCAGGTGCCCCCCGGCGTCGAGTACCGCAATGGCCAGCGGTGCCGCGCTGATCTTGCGCCCCGCATTGATGGCCTGGTTGGCCAGGTTGATTGCGACTTTCAAGGTTAAAGCGCTCATGGGTGCTGTCCTCATCTTGTTATTGGAAAGCCTGGTGGAGCTTCTTTCAGGAGAAGCTCGATGCAACGAATAGAACACAATGTAATTTATTTTTGTATACAATAATATCGACATACTAGCCCGTGCGACAAAAGGACGCCGGAATATCAAGCCCTCAGGCAACACCATTACCGCCCAAGAAAACCCATTGACCTGCGTCGCTCGCCATGAATACACTCCGCAAAAAGCCACTTGTATACAATTACAAAACGTAAGAGGCACAAAACCATGAGCAAAATGAGAGCAATCGAAGCCGCCGTTCTGGTGATGCGCCGTGAAGGGGTCGATACCGCCTTTGGCATCCCGGGCGCCGCCATCAACCCGCTGTACTCTGCACTGCAGAAAGTCGGCGGCATCGATCATGTGCTCGCTCGCCACGTCGAAGGCGCCTCGCACATGGCCGAGGGTTATACCCGGACCAAGGCCGGCAACATTGGCGTCTGCATCGGGACCTCGGGCCCTGCCGGCACCGACATGGTCACCGGCCTGTACAGCGCTTCGGCCGACTCGATCCCGATCCTCTGCATCACCGGCCAGGCGCCACGAGCCCGCCTGCACAAGGAAGATTTCCAGGCCGTGGACATCACCAGCATCGTCAAGCCGGTGACCAAGTGGGCCACCACCGTGCTGGAGCCGGGCCAGGTGCCCTACGCCTTCCAGAAAGCCTTCTATGAAATGCGTTCAGGTCGCCCTGGCCCAGTGCTGATCGACCTGCCGTTCGACGTGCAGATGGCGGAAATCGAATTCGATATCGACGCCTACCAGCCATTGCCCCTGGCCAAGCCATCGGCCACCCGGGTCCAGGTCGAGAAAGCCCTGGCCCTGCTGGATCAGGCCGAACGGCCGTTGCTGGTGGCCGGTGGCGGAGTCATCAACGCCGACGCCAGTGAATTGCTGGTGGAGTTCGCCGAACTGACCGGCATTCCGGTGATCCCGACCCTGATGGGCTGGGGCAGCATTCCCGACGATCACCCGCAAATGGTGGGCATGGTCGGCTTGCAGACGTCCCATCGCTACGGCAACGCGACCCTGCTCAAATCCGACGTGGTGCTGGGCATCGGCAACCGCTGGGCCAACCGCCACACCGGTTCGGTGGACGTCTACACCGAAGGTCGCAAGTTCATTCACATCGACATCGAGCCGACCCAGATCGGCCGTGTCTTCACCCCGGACCTGGGCATCGTTTCCGACGCGGGCAGTGCCCTGACCGTGCTGCTGGAGGTGGCGCGCGAATGGCAGGCCGCCGGCAAGCTCAAGAACCGCAGCGCCTGGCTGCATGACTGCCAGGAACGCAAGGCCAGCCTGCAACGCAAGACCCACTTCGACAACGTGCCGGTCAAGCCCCAGCGCGTGTACGAAGAGATGAACCAGGTGTTCGGCAAGGACACCTGCTACGTCAGCACCATCGGCCTGTCGCAGATCGCCGGTGCCCAGTTCCTGCACGTCTACAAGCCGCGCCACTGGATCAACTGTGGCCAGGCCGGCCCGCTGGGCTGGACCATTCCCGCGGCCCTGGGGGTGGTCAAGGCCGACCCGAACCGCCAGGTGGTGGCACTGTCCGGGGACTACGACTTCCAGTTCATGATCGAAGAACTGGCGGTGGGCGCGCAGTTCAACCTGCCGTACATCCACGTGGTGGTGAACAACTCCTACCTGGGGCTGATCCGCCAGGCCCAGCGCGGCTTCGAGATGGACTACTGCGTACAGTTGTCCTTCGACAACCTCAACGCCCCGGAGCTCAACGGCTACGGCGTGGATCATGTCGCGGTGGCCGAAGGCCTGGGCTGCAAGGCCCTGCGGGTATTCGAACCCAAGGATATCCAGCCGGCCCTGCGCCAGGCCCAGGAACTGGCTGCCAGCTTCAAGGTGCCGGTGGTGGTGGAGATCATCCTGGAACGGGTGACCAACATCTCCATGGGCACCGAGATCAACGCGGTCAACGAGTTCGAAGACCTGGCGCTGGTGGGCAATGACGCCCCCACCGCCATCGCCCTGCTCGACTGACGAGCCAACACAGCTCCTGTAGCCGCTGCCGAAGGCTGCGATCGACCGCCAAGCGGGCGCGCGCTTCGACACTGCGCAAGGTTCCCCGGACCTCTGCGCACGGCTGCAGGACTTGATAGATCCACAGGAGACCACCATGCCGCGTTTTGCCGCCAACCTGTCCATGCTGTTCACCGAGCAGGACTTCCTCGCCCGCTTCAAGGCTGCCGCCGATGCCGGCTTCAGCGGTGTCGAGTACCTGTTCCCCTACGAATACAGTTCCGCCGAGATCAAGGCCCTGCTCGACGCCCATGGCCTGACCCAGGTGCTGTTCAACCTGCCCGCCGGTGACTGGGCCAAGGGCGAGCGAGGCATCGCCTGCCTGCCCGATCGGGTCGCGGACTTCCGAGCCGGAGTCGACCTGGCCATCGCCTATGCCCAGGTCCTGGGCAACACCCAGATCAACTGCCTGGCAGGTATCCGTCCCCAGGGCGTGGATGCCGCGCTGGTGGAAAAGACCTTCGTCGACAACCTCAAGTACGCCGCCGACAAGCTCCAGGCTGTCGGCATCAAGCTGGTGATGGAAGCCATCAACACCCGCGACATTCCAGGCTTCTACCTCAACAACACCGCCCAGGCGCTGTCGATCCGCGAGCAGGTGGGCAGTGCCAACCTGTTCCTGCAGTACGACATCTATCACATGCAGATCATGGAGGGAGACCTGGCGCGGACCCTGTCCGACCACCTGGCCCAGATCAACCACGTGCAGCTGGCGGACAACCCCGGGCGCAACGAACCAGGCACCGGCGAGATCAACTATCGCTTTCTGTTCGAGCACCTGGACCGCATCGGCTACCAAGGCTGGGTCGGCTGCGAATACAAACCGCTGGCCACCACCGAGGCTGGCCTGGGCTGGCTCAAGAGCCATAACGCCATCTGATCGGCAACCGCGTCATCGTTCATCACGGGCAGGTCGGATCGCCGCCCGCTCGCTCCTACAGCAGGAACGAGGCTTGCCCGCGAGACGGATGCCTTGGCACCCCGCAACCTTATAGAGCAATAAAAAGAGGATTTTCTCATGGCTAAGATCGGATTCATCGGCACCGGCATCATGGGCCACCCAATGGCTTCCAACCTGCAGAAGGCCGGCCACAGCCTGCTGCTCTCGGAACACCACGACAAGGCCCCGGCCGACCTGGTCGCCGCTGGCGCAGTCGCGCTGGCCTCGCCCAGGGAAGTGGCCCAGGAAGCCGAATTCATCATCATCATGGTGCCCGACACCCCGCAGGTCGAAGACGTGCTGCTGCGTGCCGACGGCGTCGCCGCCGGGATCGGCAAAGGCAAGATCGTCATCGACATGAGCTCGATCTCGCCCACCGCGACCAAGGCTTTCGCTGCCAGGATCAACCAGACAGGCGCGCAATACCTGGACGCCCCGGTGTCCGGCGGAGAAGTCGGCGCCAAGGCGGCGACCCTGAGCATCATGGTCGGCGGCGACAGCCAAGCCTTCGAGCGTGCCCTGCCGCTGTTCCAGAGCATGGGCAAGAACATCACCCTGGTCGGCGGCAACGGCGATGGCCAGACCGCCAAGGTGGCCAACCAGATCATCGTCGCCCTGAACATCCAGGCGGTGGCCGAAGCCTTGCTGTTTGCCGCCAAGAACGGCGCCGACCCGGCCAAGGTACGTGAAGCGCTGATGGGTGGCTTCGCCTCCTCGCGCATCCTGGAAGTGCATGGCGAACGCATGATCAAGGGCACCTTCGACCCGGGCTTTCGGATCAACCTGCACCAGAAGGACCTCAACCTGGCGCTCAATGGCGCCCGCGAGCTGGGCATCAACCTGCCCAACACCGCCAACGCCCAGCAGGTATTCAGTACCTGCAACGCCCTGGGCGGCGGCAACTGGGACCACTCGGCGCTGATCAAGGGCCTGGAGCACATGGCCAACTTCTCGATTCGCGACAAGCAATAAGCCGTATTTGTAGCCGCCGCCCCGGACTGTGCGAGGGTCCGCAGGAAACGCATCGCTGCGGGCCATGGACAGGCCCTGCCGATCCTGGCGCCGCCCCCGGCGGCGGCTACACCTGTTCCATGCCCCCATAACAAGAATCCGGGAGCCCGCCATGTCGGCCGATCCGCAACAATTGCTGCGTGAGCTGTTCGCCACAGCCATCGACGCCGCCCATCCGCAACACGTCCTCGAACCCCACCTGCCCAGCGACCGCAGCGGCCGGGTCATCGTCATCGGTGCCGGCAAGGCCGCCGCCGCCATGGCCCAGGTGGTCGAACGCAACTGGCAGGGCGAAGTCCGCGGGCTGGTGGTCACCCGCTATGGCCACGGTGCCCCCTGCAACAAGATCGAAGTGGTCGAGGCCGCCCATCCGGTACCCGATGCGGCGGGCCTGGCCGTGGCCCGGCGAGTGCTGGAACTGGTCAGCGACCTGACGGAACAGGACCGGGTGATCTTCCTGTTGTCCGGTGGTGGTTCGGCGCTGCTGGCCCTGCCCGCCGCCGGCATCACCCTGGCCGACAAGCAGGCGATCAACAAGGCACTGCTCAAGTCCGGCGCCACCATTGGCGAGATGAATTGCGTGCGCAAGCATCTCTCGGCGATCAAGGGCGGTCGCCTGGCCAAGGCCTGCTGGCCGGCCACGGTGCATACCTATGCCATTTCCGACGTGCCGGGCGACCTGGCGACAGTCATTGCCTCCGGCCCCACCGTGGCCGACCCCAGCACCTCGGCCCAGGCCCTGGCGATTCTCCAGCGCTACGCCATCGACGTGCCGCCAGCGGTGCGTGAATGGTTGCACAACCCCGAGTCGGAAACGGTCAAGCCTGGCGATCCGAGCCTGGCCCGCAGTCACTTCCAGTTGATCGCCCGCCCCCAGCAATCCCTCGAGGCGGCAGCCGTCAAGGCACGCCAGGCCGGTTTCAGCCCGCTGATCCTCGGTGACCTGGAAGGCGAGTCTCGCGAGGTGGCCAAGGTCCATGCCGGGATTGCCCGCCAAGTGGCCCTGCATGGCCAGCCTCTGGCCGCGCCCTGCGTGATCCTCTCCGGTGGCGAGACCACGGTCACCCTGCGCGGCACGGGTCGTGGCGGGCGCAATGCCGAATTCCTGCTGAGCCTGACCGAGAGCCTCAAGGGCCATCCCGGTATCTACGCCCTCGCGGGCGATACCGATGGCATCGACGGTTCCGAGGACAACGCCGGGGCGATCATGACTCCAGACAGCTACGCCCGCGCCGCGGCCCTGGGCTTGAACGCCAGCGACGAGCTGGACAACAACAATGGCTACGGTTACTTCGCCGCCCTGGACAGCCTGATCGTCACAGAGCCGACGCGTACCAACGTCAACGACTTCCGCGCCATCCTTATTCTCGAGACGCCCAAACATGACGCCTGACAAGAAGGTCAAGATCCTCGCCACCCTGGGTCCGGCCACCGATGGCCTGGAGGATATCCGTGAGCTGGTTCAAGCCGGCGTGAATATCTTCCGCCTCAATTTCAGCCATGGCAGCCATGCCGACCATGCCCAGCGCTACGCCTGGATTCGCCAGGTGGAAAGCGAGCTGAACCACCCCCTGGGCATCCTCATGGACCTGCAAGGGCCCAAGCTGCGGGTCGGTACCTTCGCTGCCGGCAAGGTCCAGCTGGTGCGCGGGCAGCCCCTGCGCCTGGACCTGGACCCGACACCGGGCGATGCGCGACGGGTCAACCTGCCCCACCCGGAAATCATCGCCGCGCTGGAACCAGGCATGGACCTGCTGCTGGACGACGGCAAGCTGCGCTTGAAGGTCCAGGCCAGGCACGCCGACGCCATCGACACCCTGGTGCTCAACGGTGGCGAACTGTCGGATCGCAAGGGCGTCAACGTGCCCCAGGCCGTGCTGGATCTCAGCCCGCTGACCGCCAAGGATCGCCGCGACCTGAGCTTCGGCCTGGAGCTGGGCGTGGACTGGGTGGCGCTGTCCTTCGTGCAGCGCCCGGAGGATATCCGCGAAGCCCGGGAGCTGATCGGCAACAAGGCATTCCTGATGGCCAAGATCGAAAAGCCCTCGGCGGTGGCCCAACTGCGGCAAATCGCCGAGCTCAGCGACGCGATCATGGTGGCCCGGGGCGACCTCGGGGTCGAGGTGCCGGCCGAATCCGTACCGCAGATCCAGAAGGACATCATCGGCACCTGCCGCCAGCTGGGCAAACCGGTGGTGGTGGCGACCCAGATGCTCGAATCCATGCGCTTTTCCCCGGCACCGACCCGCGCCGAGGTGACCGATGTCGCCAATGCCGTGGCCGAGGGCGCCGACGCGGTGATGCTGTCGGCGGAAACCGCCTCCGGCGAGTACCCGCTGGAAGCCGTGCAGATGATGAGCAAGATCATCCGCCAGGTGGAAACCGGGCCGGACTACCAGGCCCAGCTGGACGTCAGCCGGCCCCAGGCCGAGGCCACGGTGTCCGATGCGATCAGCTGCGCGATCCGGCGCATCTGCAGCATCCTGCCGGTGGCCGTGCTGGTGAACTACAGCGAATCAGGCAGCTCGACCCTGCGCGCCGCCCGGGAGCGACCGTCGGTGCCGATCCTCAACCTGACCCCCAACCTGCAGGCCGCACGGCGCCTGACCCTGGCCTGGGGCGTGCACTCGGTGGTCAACGATCGCTTGCGCCAGGTCGACGAGGTCTGCAGCACGGCCCTGGAAATTGCCCAGGCCCAGGGCCTGGCCAAGCGCGCAGACACGGTGGTGATCACCACCGGTGTGCCGTTCGGCCAGCCGGGGACGACTAACTCCCTGCGTGTCGAAACCCTTCTCTGACCTGCCCCCACTGCCCGCGCTGCTTCCCCATTCATCCGGCGCTCTCCCCAGAGAGAGCCCGGTGCATCGGACGCAGCCAGCAGTGGCCACACTCACCGATATCCATCATGCCGTCACAGTCCTTCAACGCTTTGTGCCCCGATTGGGCCACTGCCCTGCTCAATGGCTTCAGCCAGATCTTTCTCCAGCGCCACCCGCTGTGCGGCCTGCTGTGCCTGCTGGCGATCCTGGCCAGCGCCCCGACCCTGCTCGGCGGCGCCCTGCTCGGCGCCCTGGCCGGGCTGCTCACCGCCCAGCAACGGGGCTATGCCAAGGCCGACCGGCAAGCCGGGCTCTTCAGCTACAACGGGATACTGCTGGGGTTGCTGCTGAGCCTGTACCTGCCGTGGTCGATCCTGCTGCCGCCGTTGATCATCGCCGCCGGCGGCCTGAGCGCGATCATCACCCAGCAGTGGCTCAAGCGCGCTCGTCACCCGGCCAGCCTGCCGGCCTACACCGCCCCCTTCGTCGGCCTCGGCTGGCTGCTGGCCGGCCTGTTTGCCCCTCTGCCTGCCAGCGCGCCGGGCCTGCCCGCAGTGACGCTGCCCGGATTGCTGGACGGCCTGTTCCAGGGCCTGGGCCAGGTGATGTTCCTCGGGAACTGGCAGGCGGGCCTGCTGATTTGCGCCGGCCTGCTCTTGGCCAACCGCCGGGCAGCGGCCTGGACCCTGGGTGGCTCGGGGTTCGGCCTGGCCGTGGCGTTGCTGCAGCAGGCGCCCGACCAGGCGCTGTCCGGCCTGGCCGGCTACAACTGCGCGCTGGTGGCCCTGGCGCTGAGCCAGCGGGGCCTGCGCCCCTGGTGGCCAGTGCTGGGCATGGTCCTGGCGCTGCTGATCACCCCCGGGCTCGCCGCGATGGGCCTGGCACCCCTCACCGGCCCCTTCGTCCTGGCCTGCTGGCTGGTGCTGGCCTGCAACCGGGCATTCGGCCGTAGACCTCGCAACGACGCGCCTTGCGCTCCTGCGACAAATCCCCCTAGGCTTCGCTGATCTTCGATTCAGGCGATTTCCATGGGTAACAGCGACAACTGGCGGCAACGCCTCTACGTGATGATCTTCCAGACCGATACGGTGGCCGGAAGAC
Coding sequences:
- the gcl gene encoding glyoxylate carboligase, which translates into the protein MSKMRAIEAAVLVMRREGVDTAFGIPGAAINPLYSALQKVGGIDHVLARHVEGASHMAEGYTRTKAGNIGVCIGTSGPAGTDMVTGLYSASADSIPILCITGQAPRARLHKEDFQAVDITSIVKPVTKWATTVLEPGQVPYAFQKAFYEMRSGRPGPVLIDLPFDVQMAEIEFDIDAYQPLPLAKPSATRVQVEKALALLDQAERPLLVAGGGVINADASELLVEFAELTGIPVIPTLMGWGSIPDDHPQMVGMVGLQTSHRYGNATLLKSDVVLGIGNRWANRHTGSVDVYTEGRKFIHIDIEPTQIGRVFTPDLGIVSDAGSALTVLLEVAREWQAAGKLKNRSAWLHDCQERKASLQRKTHFDNVPVKPQRVYEEMNQVFGKDTCYVSTIGLSQIAGAQFLHVYKPRHWINCGQAGPLGWTIPAALGVVKADPNRQVVALSGDYDFQFMIEELAVGAQFNLPYIHVVVNNSYLGLIRQAQRGFEMDYCVQLSFDNLNAPELNGYGVDHVAVAEGLGCKALRVFEPKDIQPALRQAQELAASFKVPVVVEIILERVTNISMGTEINAVNEFEDLALVGNDAPTAIALLD
- the hyi gene encoding hydroxypyruvate isomerase; translation: MPRFAANLSMLFTEQDFLARFKAAADAGFSGVEYLFPYEYSSAEIKALLDAHGLTQVLFNLPAGDWAKGERGIACLPDRVADFRAGVDLAIAYAQVLGNTQINCLAGIRPQGVDAALVEKTFVDNLKYAADKLQAVGIKLVMEAINTRDIPGFYLNNTAQALSIREQVGSANLFLQYDIYHMQIMEGDLARTLSDHLAQINHVQLADNPGRNEPGTGEINYRFLFEHLDRIGYQGWVGCEYKPLATTEAGLGWLKSHNAI
- a CDS encoding 2-hydroxy-3-oxopropionate reductase, whose product is MAKIGFIGTGIMGHPMASNLQKAGHSLLLSEHHDKAPADLVAAGAVALASPREVAQEAEFIIIMVPDTPQVEDVLLRADGVAAGIGKGKIVIDMSSISPTATKAFAARINQTGAQYLDAPVSGGEVGAKAATLSIMVGGDSQAFERALPLFQSMGKNITLVGGNGDGQTAKVANQIIVALNIQAVAEALLFAAKNGADPAKVREALMGGFASSRILEVHGERMIKGTFDPGFRINLHQKDLNLALNGARELGINLPNTANAQQVFSTCNALGGGNWDHSALIKGLEHMANFSIRDKQ
- a CDS encoding glycerate kinase; this encodes MSADPQQLLRELFATAIDAAHPQHVLEPHLPSDRSGRVIVIGAGKAAAAMAQVVERNWQGEVRGLVVTRYGHGAPCNKIEVVEAAHPVPDAAGLAVARRVLELVSDLTEQDRVIFLLSGGGSALLALPAAGITLADKQAINKALLKSGATIGEMNCVRKHLSAIKGGRLAKACWPATVHTYAISDVPGDLATVIASGPTVADPSTSAQALAILQRYAIDVPPAVREWLHNPESETVKPGDPSLARSHFQLIARPQQSLEAAAVKARQAGFSPLILGDLEGESREVAKVHAGIARQVALHGQPLAAPCVILSGGETTVTLRGTGRGGRNAEFLLSLTESLKGHPGIYALAGDTDGIDGSEDNAGAIMTPDSYARAAALGLNASDELDNNNGYGYFAALDSLIVTEPTRTNVNDFRAILILETPKHDA
- the pyk gene encoding pyruvate kinase produces the protein MTPDKKVKILATLGPATDGLEDIRELVQAGVNIFRLNFSHGSHADHAQRYAWIRQVESELNHPLGILMDLQGPKLRVGTFAAGKVQLVRGQPLRLDLDPTPGDARRVNLPHPEIIAALEPGMDLLLDDGKLRLKVQARHADAIDTLVLNGGELSDRKGVNVPQAVLDLSPLTAKDRRDLSFGLELGVDWVALSFVQRPEDIREARELIGNKAFLMAKIEKPSAVAQLRQIAELSDAIMVARGDLGVEVPAESVPQIQKDIIGTCRQLGKPVVVATQMLESMRFSPAPTRAEVTDVANAVAEGADAVMLSAETASGEYPLEAVQMMSKIIRQVETGPDYQAQLDVSRPQAEATVSDAISCAIRRICSILPVAVLVNYSESGSSTLRAARERPSVPILNLTPNLQAARRLTLAWGVHSVVNDRLRQVDEVCSTALEIAQAQGLAKRADTVVITTGVPFGQPGTTNSLRVETLL